From Hydra vulgaris chromosome 07, alternate assembly HydraT2T_AEP, a single genomic window includes:
- the LOC100212585 gene encoding serine/arginine-rich splicing factor 3 isoform X5, with product MHLFIISNKYIMSRIFIGGLPDDASRTELEREFEHFGSMREVWVARNPPGFGFIVFDDPRDAEDAIREMDGRRVCGMRVRVEKARGPNSNNRNRSSAQNEKCYNCGKIGHLSRDCRSRPAERGYSRRRSRSGSRNRRRQRSYSRSRSKERSRRSRSGSKDHKRTQSPEKRRSASQDDTFNKKSPKQKDSKDWANSSTEVDYNEKIYFESDEESSSKA from the exons atgcatttatttattattagtaacaaatatataatgtCTCGGATATTTATTGGTGGCCTTCCTGATGATGCCTCTCGAACAGAGCTAGAAAGAGAGTTTGAACATTTTGGTAGTATGCGTGAAGTTTGGGTTGCTCGAAATCCACCAGGTTTTgggtttattgtttttgatgatCCTCGTGATGCTGAAGATGCAATAAGAGAAATGGATGGAAGGCGTGTTTGTGGAATGCGTGTTAGAGTTGAAAAGGCTAGAGGTCCAAATTCAAATAATCGTAATCGTTCAAGTGcacaaaatgaaaaatgttataACTGTGGAAAAATTGGTCATCTTTCAAGGGATTGCCGAAGCAGACCAGCAGAACGTGGATACAGTCGTAGACGATCCAG ATCTGGATCACGTAATAGGAGGCGTCAAAGGTCATATAGTCGATCTCGTAGTAAAGAAAG GTCTCGAAGATCGCGATCTGGATCAAAAGACCATAAAAGAACACAATCTCCAGAAAAAAGAAGGTCTGCATCACAAGAtgatacatttaataaaaaatctccaAAACAAAA AGATTCCAAAGATTGGGCTAATTCTTCAACAGAAGTCGATTATAAtgagaaaatatattttgaatcagATGAAGAATCGTCTAGCAAAGCTTAG
- the LOC100212585 gene encoding probable splicing factor, arginine/serine-rich 6 isoform X4: MHLFIISNKYIMSRIFIGGLPDDASRTELEREFEHFGSMREVWVARNPPGFGFIVFDDPRDAEDAIREMDGRRVCGMRVRVEKARGPNSNNRNRSSAQNEKCYNCGKIGHLSRDCRSRPAERGYSRRRSRSGSRNRRRQRSYSRSRSKERSRRSRSGSKDHKRTQSPEKRRSASQDDTFNKKSPKQKSKSRSRERSSRRQRSRSPSKGKSRDQAQRSRSRSRGESRERKRSVSEERQSPVKDKRSRSRSQSNHSDRGNNQEHSDEDH, translated from the exons atgcatttatttattattagtaacaaatatataatgtCTCGGATATTTATTGGTGGCCTTCCTGATGATGCCTCTCGAACAGAGCTAGAAAGAGAGTTTGAACATTTTGGTAGTATGCGTGAAGTTTGGGTTGCTCGAAATCCACCAGGTTTTgggtttattgtttttgatgatCCTCGTGATGCTGAAGATGCAATAAGAGAAATGGATGGAAGGCGTGTTTGTGGAATGCGTGTTAGAGTTGAAAAGGCTAGAGGTCCAAATTCAAATAATCGTAATCGTTCAAGTGcacaaaatgaaaaatgttataACTGTGGAAAAATTGGTCATCTTTCAAGGGATTGCCGAAGCAGACCAGCAGAACGTGGATACAGTCGTAGACGATCCAG ATCTGGATCACGTAATAGGAGGCGTCAAAGGTCATATAGTCGATCTCGTAGTAAAGAAAG GTCTCGAAGATCGCGATCTGGATCAAAAGACCATAAAAGAACACAATCTCCAGAAAAAAGAAGGTCTGCATCACAAGAtgatacatttaataaaaaatctccaAAACAAAA gtCCAAGTCTCGCTCACGAGAACGTAGTAGTAGGCGTCAAAGATCACGATCCCCTTCTAAAGGCAAATCAAGAGATca agCACAAAGATCAAGATCTCGCTCTCGTGGTGAATCGAGAGAACGCAAAAGATCTGTTTCAGAAGAAAGACAGTCACCTGTCAAAGATAAGCG TTCCCGTAGTCGATCTCAATCAAATCATTCTGACAGAGGAAATAACCAAGAACATAGCGATGAAGATCATTAG
- the LOC100212585 gene encoding probable splicing factor, arginine/serine-rich 6 isoform X1, with amino-acid sequence MSRIFIGGLPEDATRTELEREFEHIGRMRDIWVARNPPGFGFIIFEDPRDADDAVREMDGKRVCGSKVRVEKARGPSNGQKGRQGGGGGRNEKCYNCGKVGHISRECRSARGGGGGGGGYGGGGGGGGYGGGGRRRSRSKSRSRERSSRRQRSRSPSKGKSRDQAQRSRSRSRGESRERKRSVSEERQSPVKDKRSRSRSQSNHSDRGNNQEHSDEDH; translated from the exons atgtcaagaatttttattggtGGTTTACCTGAAGATGCAACCAGAACAGAACTAGAAAGAGAGTTTGAACACATTGGTAGAATGAGAGATATCTGGGTTGCTCGAAATCCACCAGGGTTTggatttatcatttttgaagaTCCTCGAGATGCTGATGATGCTGTTAGAGAAATGGATGGTAAACGTGTTTGTGGATCTAAAGTCCGAGTTGAGAAGGCTAGAGGGCCATCAAATGGACAAAAAGGTAGACAGGGTGGTGGTGGTGGTAGAAATGAAAAGTGCTATAACTGTGGAAAAGTAGGTCATATTTCAAGAGAGTGTCGAAGTGCAAGAGGTGGTGGTGGAGGCGGTGGTGGATATGGTGGAGGAGGAGGCGGTGGTGGATATGGTGGTGGAGGTAGACGCAGATCAAG gtCCAAGTCTCGCTCACGAGAACGTAGTAGTAGGCGTCAAAGATCACGATCCCCTTCTAAAGGCAAATCAAGAGATca agCACAAAGATCAAGATCTCGCTCTCGTGGTGAATCGAGAGAACGCAAAAGATCTGTTTCAGAAGAAAGACAGTCACCTGTCAAAGATAAGCG TTCCCGTAGTCGATCTCAATCAAATCATTCTGACAGAGGAAATAACCAAGAACATAGCGATGAAGATCATTAG
- the LOC100209098 gene encoding probable splicing factor, arginine/serine-rich 6, with product MSRIFIGGLPEDASRTELEREFECIGRLRDVWVARNPPGFGFIIFEDPRDAEDAVREMDGKKICGSRIRVELARATTGGSRGRQIRNEKCYNCGKTGHLSRQCRSSGRDGGYGSRRRSRSRSRSYERNKRRRSRSKNRSRRSRSRDRSGERKRSSSRDRKRSSSRERQSRSKGNSNEKRSHSKEVNSDVKDRHSQSKSRSASKERSPSKDRSVSRDRSCSRSPSINRENNGSGEDQHQSDNNDDDKKSSDGN from the exons ATGTCTAGAATATTTATTGGAGGTCTTCCAGAGGATGCATCTCGAACTGAATTAGAGCGTGAGTTTGAGTGTATAGGTCGCTTACGAGATGTCTGGGTTGCACGCAATCCTCCAGGGTTcggttttattatatttgaagatCCACGAGATGCTGAAGATGCTGTTAGAGAAATGGATGGAAAGAAGATATGTGGCTCACGTATTAGAGTTGAGTTAGCTAGAGCAACAACTGGTGGTAGTCGTGGAAGGCAGATTAGAAACGAGAAGTGTTACAACTGTGGGAAAACTGGTCATTTGTCTAGACAATGTCGTAGTAGTGGAAGAGATGGTGGGTATGGCAGTAGAAGACGATCAAG GTCTAGGTCTAGATCCTACGAAAGAAATAAGCGGCGAAGGTCCAGAAGTAAAAACAG ATCACGAAGATCAAGATCTCGAGATCGCTCTGGAGAAAGAAAGCGATCATCTTCAAGAGATAGAAAAAGGTCTTCGTCGCGTGAAAGACAATCCAGATCTAAAGGTAATTCTAATGAAAAACGATCTCACTCTAAAGAAGTTAATTCTGATGTCAAAGATAGACATTCTCAATCGAAATCACGTTCTGCTTCAAAAGAGCGATCACCATCTAAGGATCGTTCAGTCTCTCGTGACag atcGTGTAGTCGCTCGCCATCTATAAATCGTGAAAATAATGGAAGTGGTGAAGATCAACACCAAAGTGATAATAATGACGACGATAAGAAAAGCAGTGACGGAAATTGA